The genome window GTTGAAATGGCTAAAAAATATAAAGAGATGGGGATAAGAGTTATATCTTGTACAAAAAATTTAGAATCTCCTTTAGCTAAAAATTCTAATTATGTAATTCCAATGAGACATGAAAATGGTGTAGAGTATGAGTATATGCTATTATTTTGGTTATTTTTTAAAATTTTGTCAAATAGAGGAGAGTTTTTAGATTATAATGATTTTGGAAATCAGTTATTATTACTACCAGAAAATTTATTAGAGGCAAAATTACAATTTGATCCTCAAGCAAAAGAAATGGCAAAACAGTATTATAAAGAGCCATATATGATTTGGATTGGTGGTGGTGAAGTGTGGGGTGAGACGTATCTATTCTCAATGTGTTTGTTAGAAGAGATGCAATGGTTAAAAACAAAGTCTGTTACAAGTTCAGAATTTTTCCATGGAACTTTAGAAATAGTAGAGGAAGATACTTGTGTATTTTTAGTTAAAGGTTCTGGAAAAACAAGAGTTTTAGATGATAGAGCTGAAAAGTTTTTGAAGAAATATACAAAAAAATTAAGTATTATTGATACATTAGATTTTAAATTAAACGGAATAGATGAAAAATATCGTTGGATAATAGCACCAACAATTGCATCAACAGTTTTGGTTGATCGATTGGCGTTTCATTTTGAAGATAATACAAAACACTCTCTAGATATTAGAAGATATTATAGACAGTTTGATTATTAAAAAAGTTGCAGCTTAAAGCTGCAACTTTTTTTGTATATTGAATAGATAAATATATTTAATTTATATATTATTTCAGAGTTAAGTTTTAAATATCAAGTGTAAAATTAAAATATGTCTTAGTTAATTCAATAAAAGTTTTACAGGCCTTTGACAAGTAAGTTCCTTTTTTATAACTAACTACAACATCCCAACTTGGATTTCCTTTAATAGGAAAATAAGAAAGAGACTGGATACTTTTTTTTGCATAGTAATGGGGAACTATGCTACAACATAAAGAGGGAGTATACCAAATTTAGTGTAAATTAACTTCTTAGCTATCAAATTTTAAATGTCCAAATAGGCTATCTTAACTTGGGTACTTTTAAAGGTACTTATTGATAAGATAGCTTTTTTTATTTCAAATATTTCTCTAAACGACCTTCATACTCTATTGATAACATTCTTAAGATTCCTTCCCAACCTCTAATTTTTTGATTCCATTTTTTCATAATATTTTTACTAGAAAGATAAAGAATCTTTAATAAAGCATCTTCACTAGGGTAAATAGATCTAGAATTACTAACTTTTCTAAATTGGCTATTTAAACTTTCAATTATATTTGTTGTATAGATCATCTTTCTAATTTCCA of Cetobacterium sp. NK01 contains these proteins:
- a CDS encoding SIS domain-containing protein, which encodes MSKYSEMLKFKEEEYRNSAKLIGEAKPIAEEIANIVTKDGFSNIFFTAVGGSLAPLMAMGEIAKQLTELPVYVEQAAELIVRGHKALTEKSLIITLSKSGDTKETVEMAKKYKEMGIRVISCTKNLESPLAKNSNYVIPMRHENGVEYEYMLLFWLFFKILSNRGEFLDYNDFGNQLLLLPENLLEAKLQFDPQAKEMAKQYYKEPYMIWIGGGEVWGETYLFSMCLLEEMQWLKTKSVTSSEFFHGTLEIVEEDTCVFLVKGSGKTRVLDDRAEKFLKKYTKKLSIIDTLDFKLNGIDEKYRWIIAPTIASTVLVDRLAFHFEDNTKHSLDIRRYYRQFDY